The Granulicella sp. 5B5 nucleotide sequence ACCTTCCCCATCTTGGACGAAGGGCAATCCACCATCCTGAACCAAGCGCCGGAGCTTCCATTCGCTGATGCAGAGATAGTCGGCAGCTTGCCTCGTTCGAACGAGGCGACGGTGATGATGCGTTGGTGATGGCGGAAATCGCTGCATAGGGGATGACCCTCCAGACTGCCGATATTGACAATTTAGCGTCACGTAAGTATGTTGTCAACTTGTATGACATACAAATCTACGACTGTCAGTCGAGAGGTTGAACATGGCACGCGAGCGTGAGCTTTCCGAAGAACGAACCCAGGAACGGCAGCAAAAGACACTATCCCTCCGCATTTCGGACGTTTTGCATGATCGGTTGGAGCGAGTCCGCGATGTCTTGTCGGTAAAAGCAGGCAGTCGTGTGACGACCTCCGAGGTTGCCAAGCATCTGTTGGAGTCTGCCGACGAAGAGCGCCTCGAATTGGTCGAGCTGATGCAAAAGCCGACAGACGCCCTTCTCATGATTCGAGAAAAACATGCGCAAGGAGTACGGCTCTCAAAGAACG carries:
- a CDS encoding excisionase family DNA-binding protein; amino-acid sequence: MQRFPPSPTHHHRRLVRTRQAADYLCISEWKLRRLVQDGGLPFVQDGEGTPFLFDLRDLDAYIDRHKHTGIDLFAS